One Anaerobacillus alkaliphilus genomic region harbors:
- the hutG gene encoding formimidoylglutamase, translating to MSSFQYLKPTGSPFVDRHVTRFSDIVKPWNEQEIVGVGIVGAPLSKSSISHSGAHLAPSTIRKAFSAFTTYSIEDDCELSSFEIQDLGDIVMHVTDIVHSQDRIYKTLSEIYATNRKFLPIILGGDNSITYPSIKAFSKAKGRVGVIQFDAHHDVRNLEDGGTTNGTPFRSLLESNTILGENLVQIGIRDFSNSKFYRKYVDSHGVTVFTMKNVRERRITEMIDEALQMMKGQVDVIYVSLDMDVVDQAEAPGCPAIGPGGMSAATLIEAITYLGEQPKVQGLEIVEIDPTVDFRDMTSRLAAHVILHFLKGKARIK from the coding sequence GTGAGTAGTTTTCAGTATCTAAAGCCCACAGGCTCACCTTTTGTTGACCGGCATGTGACACGTTTTTCTGATATCGTAAAGCCATGGAATGAACAAGAAATTGTTGGAGTTGGAATTGTTGGTGCGCCTCTTTCAAAATCATCAATAAGTCACTCTGGAGCGCATCTTGCTCCAAGTACGATTCGTAAGGCATTCTCGGCATTTACGACATACTCTATTGAAGATGATTGCGAGTTAAGTAGTTTTGAAATTCAGGATCTTGGTGATATTGTCATGCACGTAACAGACATCGTTCACTCACAAGATCGAATATATAAAACCCTGTCAGAGATTTACGCGACGAATCGTAAATTTCTCCCTATTATCCTTGGTGGTGATAATTCAATTACTTACCCAAGTATAAAGGCATTCTCCAAAGCTAAGGGTCGGGTCGGAGTAATCCAATTTGATGCTCATCACGATGTTCGTAATCTCGAAGATGGTGGTACAACAAATGGAACACCATTTCGAAGCTTACTAGAAAGTAATACAATTCTAGGTGAAAATTTAGTTCAAATCGGTATCCGTGATTTTTCAAATAGTAAGTTTTATCGTAAGTATGTCGACAGTCATGGAGTTACCGTTTTTACAATGAAGAATGTCCGCGAAAGACGAATAACTGAGATGATTGATGAGGCACTTCAAATGATGAAAGGTCAAGTAGATGTCATCTATGTCTCGCTAGATATGGATGTTGTTGATCAAGCTGAGGCACCGGGTTGCCCAGCGATTGGACCTGGTGGCATGAGTGCTGCTACATTAATTGAGGCTATTACTTATTTAGGTGAACAGCCAAAAGTTCAAGGCTTAGAAATCGTAGAGATTGATCCAACTGTGGATTTTCGCGACATGACAAGTCGATTAGCAGCACATGTGATCCTTCATTTTTTAAAAGGGAAGGCGAGAATAAAGTAA
- a CDS encoding NUDIX hydrolase, translating into MGYIEELRQLVGHRPLIFVGSVVVIFDEKGRVLLQQRRFPNGVWGLPGGLMELGESTEDVAKREVFEETGLRIDNLQLINVYSGPDQFIVAENGDQFYVVTVAYHTNQYQGPLKIDETESIKLEFVYQDQLPEKMVKSHRVILNEFFTK; encoded by the coding sequence ATGGGATACATTGAAGAGCTAAGACAGCTTGTTGGCCATAGACCGTTAATATTCGTAGGTTCCGTTGTGGTCATTTTTGACGAAAAGGGAAGAGTGTTATTACAACAACGCCGGTTCCCTAATGGAGTGTGGGGGTTGCCAGGTGGGTTAATGGAATTAGGTGAGTCTACTGAGGACGTTGCTAAACGTGAGGTTTTTGAAGAGACAGGATTACGAATTGACAACTTACAACTAATTAACGTCTACTCCGGACCTGATCAATTTATCGTCGCTGAAAATGGCGATCAATTTTATGTAGTCACGGTTGCTTATCATACAAACCAGTATCAAGGCCCGCTAAAGATTGACGAAACAGAGTCGATAAAACTGGAATTTGTCTATCAGGATCAGTTACCAGAAAAAATGGTGAAAAGCCATAGAGTTATCTTGAATGAGTTTTTTACAAAATAA
- a CDS encoding bifunctional diguanylate cyclase/phosphodiesterase, producing the protein MNIKSIRSQMLIYFIVALLALFGFLIYVVDKELQKLPEHMMLQYQEIANARADEIDKELHSFIQEVKMVSQSPVVQSMDLDVIKDYLPKLVLDGQHRNMTIAKTDGEGWTTLGNSIDISDQEQFQKIIVEGNPSWISQPFISPYADTDIPIIIISHEVKRNEEIVGLVNIVISNEFLNKVVQNINLGNTGLAWIVDREGNIVAHADSSVGFNRHISEFIPNNHTYTEAFNPGNGLGWLQHNNVQGKEIVTFYKSMDSSPGWTLLLSINNEELLKEVSNARVSIILFFILGIVLMSIFAFYYTTTISKPILHLKKVFEKAETGNLNVVADETVKNEVGAAAKSFNKMLTQLRKLTYRDSLTNLHNLNGFLLELPDRAKQLKKKYSNIAIVVVSLDDFKRINSISGYTGGNLVLLKLAKLLSEFVKEEEGLGRYFGDEFILLLKGDSLEKIEERIQLLWDKCSTEMTINDTEYRLRVSIGVAITDNPLIKVEDIVNEANIAKVQAKKQGGNRYQFFDQNIDRAIKIEQKVENALFHAIEKNELYLVFQPIVDLKTNTIIGTEALIRWDHDYFKQITPLKLIEIAEQSGLIVDIGKWVLREALKQNKKWHDLGYSSMFVSVNISAIQFDQPNFVSMVKSILEETSMSPEFLELEVTETNAMTMVDEKLAKMSKLKEMGIRIAIDDFGTGYSSLAYFTRFPINTLKIDRSFVNEIYHDENAKTIITTIINMAKTINIATTAEGVETFDQVKFLEEQGCDKIQGFLISRPVNPEDIEELFKNKELSKRIEA; encoded by the coding sequence GTGAATATTAAATCTATTAGAAGTCAAATGCTCATATATTTTATTGTGGCTTTACTTGCATTATTTGGCTTTCTAATCTACGTAGTTGATAAAGAATTACAAAAGCTACCAGAGCATATGATGCTACAATATCAAGAAATCGCTAATGCGAGAGCGGATGAAATAGATAAAGAACTACATAGTTTTATACAAGAAGTGAAAATGGTTTCCCAGTCTCCGGTTGTACAATCTATGGACCTAGATGTGATTAAAGACTATCTACCTAAGCTTGTCCTTGATGGGCAACATAGAAATATGACCATTGCTAAAACAGATGGGGAAGGTTGGACTACGCTTGGTAATTCCATCGATATTTCTGATCAAGAACAATTCCAGAAGATTATAGTAGAAGGCAATCCTTCTTGGATTTCTCAGCCATTTATTAGTCCTTATGCAGACACAGATATCCCCATCATCATCATTTCTCATGAAGTTAAGAGAAATGAAGAGATTGTTGGACTTGTAAATATTGTAATCAGTAATGAGTTCTTAAATAAAGTGGTTCAAAACATCAATTTAGGTAATACAGGACTTGCATGGATTGTTGACAGAGAAGGAAATATTGTTGCTCATGCAGACAGTTCAGTCGGATTTAACCGGCATATCTCAGAGTTTATTCCCAACAATCATACCTATACAGAAGCATTCAATCCAGGTAATGGCTTAGGCTGGCTACAGCATAATAATGTTCAAGGTAAAGAAATAGTGACTTTTTATAAAAGTATGGATAGTTCTCCTGGATGGACGTTATTATTATCCATTAACAATGAAGAATTGCTAAAAGAAGTAAGCAATGCACGCGTAAGCATTATTTTGTTCTTTATTTTAGGCATTGTCTTAATGAGTATCTTCGCTTTTTATTACACTACAACGATTTCAAAACCGATTTTGCATTTAAAAAAGGTATTTGAAAAAGCAGAAACAGGAAACTTAAATGTTGTCGCAGATGAGACAGTTAAAAATGAAGTAGGAGCAGCAGCGAAGAGTTTTAATAAGATGCTCACTCAGCTAAGGAAACTTACCTATCGGGACTCACTAACAAATTTACACAACCTTAATGGTTTTTTACTAGAATTACCTGACCGAGCAAAGCAGTTGAAGAAGAAGTATTCCAATATTGCTATTGTTGTCGTTTCGTTAGATGATTTTAAACGCATCAACAGTATCAGTGGTTATACAGGAGGCAATCTGGTTCTATTAAAACTAGCTAAGCTATTATCGGAGTTCGTTAAAGAGGAAGAAGGCTTAGGAAGGTACTTTGGAGACGAATTTATCTTATTGTTAAAGGGCGACTCTTTAGAGAAGATCGAAGAAAGAATTCAGTTGCTATGGGATAAATGTAGTACGGAAATGACAATCAATGATACTGAGTATCGTCTAAGAGTTTCAATTGGAGTTGCGATAACTGATAATCCTCTCATAAAGGTTGAGGACATTGTAAATGAAGCGAACATCGCCAAGGTCCAAGCAAAAAAACAAGGCGGTAATCGTTATCAGTTTTTTGATCAGAATATCGATCGGGCAATTAAAATTGAACAAAAAGTAGAGAATGCTTTGTTTCATGCTATTGAAAAAAATGAATTATATTTAGTGTTTCAACCAATCGTCGATTTAAAAACAAATACGATTATTGGTACAGAAGCATTAATTAGATGGGACCATGACTATTTTAAACAAATAACCCCTCTTAAACTAATAGAAATTGCTGAACAATCGGGGCTAATTGTCGATATTGGAAAATGGGTACTTAGGGAAGCTTTAAAGCAGAATAAAAAATGGCATGATCTTGGTTACTCGTCAATGTTTGTATCTGTTAACATTTCTGCAATTCAATTTGATCAACCTAACTTTGTCTCTATGGTAAAATCAATCTTAGAAGAAACGTCAATGTCGCCGGAATTTCTAGAGTTAGAGGTAACTGAAACGAATGCGATGACAATGGTAGATGAAAAACTTGCGAAGATGAGTAAGTTAAAAGAGATGGGAATTCGAATTGCCATTGATGACTTTGGGACTGGATATTCTTCATTAGCATATTTTACCAGATTCCCAATTAATACACTGAAGATTGATCGTTCATTTGTAAATGAAATTTACCATGATGAAAATGCGAAAACAATTATTACAACAATCATTAACATGGCAAAAACGATAAATATTGCAACCACAGCAGAGGGCGTAGAAACTTTCGATCAAGTTAAGTTTCTGGAGGAACAGGGGTGCGATAAAATTCAAGGATTTTTAATTAGCAGGCCGGTAAATCCAGAAGATATTGAGGAATTATTTAAAAATAAAGAGCTAAGTAAGAGAATCGAGGCTTAG
- a CDS encoding GGDEF domain-containing protein: MDEIVKEYEPLLIDCGETEEKIQLLNKLSEELERRKPLHSLALSEKALELSIEDGYEKGTVKSLLHIGRSLWLTGELEKALERLLDGLTRVRKLNDELEYEVEFLNALGNVNLYTKIYDRALEYYGQALNLATAIKYDKLIAGLLNNIGEIHYQLHDYTISLKYYEDSLKKFEEQGDRVAQTVPLINLGAANLSIENYAEAEKYFRRCLQISIEEKDGLRESGVLHQLGRLAYKRGNLQEAEDFYEQCVQLNREVGDAFLDVELYIDYYYLARDLNDVERGITYLNQSLEFAEKIKAKAFISNICSLLAECYEDVGDINKTIFYYKKFHNQTKEVTRLEQESKLRGVAVQLKAEESQRKNKAFEILTKELEQKTQELSRSYSQMKIISEIGQSITSTLDVKKVFRRIYESINSLMDATVLGIGIYNKQKEAIEYKLYIEEGENAPVFDIPIRSKSSWAVWCFKNKQEIMINDVEREYSKYLEGMASTFGKIRSSIIFCPLILEEEIIGVVTVQSKEKNAYDQHALDSIRALVSYIVIALNNAEKSQKLAEEITIRKQSQVELVELNNKLIKISELDGLTEIANRRRFDQLYIEEWERARRDQLPLSVILIDVDQFKEYNDHYGHQEGDQVLCSVAKTLKSVPKRPTDFVARYGGDEFVAVIPNTDIEGAIKVAENMIKNIVSLQISHEYSKVANYITLTVGASTITPQLGMDREELLRMADKALYRAKENGRNRVEHFAREN, translated from the coding sequence TTGGACGAAATAGTAAAAGAATATGAGCCCCTACTCATTGACTGTGGTGAAACAGAGGAAAAAATACAGTTATTAAACAAACTTTCAGAGGAATTGGAACGTCGCAAACCTCTTCACTCACTAGCTTTATCGGAAAAGGCCTTAGAACTTTCAATAGAAGATGGGTACGAAAAAGGTACTGTGAAAAGTCTATTGCACATTGGTAGAAGTTTATGGCTAACGGGAGAGCTTGAAAAAGCACTTGAACGGTTACTAGACGGATTAACTAGGGTTAGAAAGCTGAATGATGAGCTTGAATATGAGGTAGAATTTCTTAATGCCTTAGGAAACGTAAATCTATATACAAAAATATATGATCGTGCCCTTGAATACTACGGACAAGCCTTAAATTTAGCGACAGCTATTAAGTATGACAAGCTAATTGCCGGATTATTGAATAATATTGGTGAAATTCATTACCAACTACATGACTACACGATCTCTTTAAAATATTATGAGGATAGTCTGAAGAAATTCGAGGAACAAGGTGACAGAGTTGCTCAAACTGTTCCTTTGATTAACTTAGGTGCAGCAAATTTAAGCATTGAAAACTATGCTGAAGCAGAAAAGTATTTCCGTCGTTGTTTACAGATCAGTATTGAAGAAAAAGATGGTTTACGTGAAAGTGGTGTCTTGCACCAACTAGGTAGGCTGGCATATAAAAGGGGTAATTTACAAGAAGCTGAGGACTTTTATGAACAATGTGTGCAATTAAATCGTGAAGTTGGAGATGCATTCTTAGATGTTGAGCTTTACATCGATTATTATTACTTAGCAAGAGATTTGAATGATGTTGAAAGAGGGATTACTTACCTTAATCAAAGCTTAGAGTTTGCAGAGAAAATTAAGGCAAAAGCCTTTATTAGCAATATCTGTTCTTTACTTGCAGAATGCTATGAAGACGTAGGAGATATAAATAAAACAATCTTCTATTATAAGAAGTTCCATAATCAAACAAAGGAAGTAACTAGATTAGAACAAGAAAGTAAGCTACGTGGTGTTGCCGTTCAGTTAAAAGCTGAAGAATCGCAACGGAAAAATAAAGCTTTTGAAATTTTAACCAAAGAACTAGAGCAAAAAACACAGGAGCTATCTAGGTCATACTCACAGATGAAGATTATCAGTGAAATTGGACAAAGTATTACTTCCACCTTAGATGTAAAGAAAGTCTTTAGAAGAATTTACGAAAGCATTAACAGCTTAATGGATGCTACTGTTTTAGGTATTGGTATTTACAACAAACAAAAAGAAGCTATAGAATACAAGCTTTACATTGAAGAAGGAGAAAACGCACCTGTTTTTGATATCCCTATTCGTAGTAAATCTAGCTGGGCAGTTTGGTGCTTTAAGAATAAGCAGGAAATTATGATAAATGATGTCGAACGTGAATATTCAAAATACTTAGAGGGAATGGCAAGTACCTTTGGTAAGATTAGATCATCGATTATCTTCTGTCCACTAATTTTAGAGGAAGAAATTATTGGTGTCGTTACGGTTCAGAGTAAAGAGAAGAATGCATATGACCAACACGCATTAGACTCAATTCGAGCCCTAGTTTCCTATATTGTTATCGCTCTTAACAATGCTGAAAAGTCGCAAAAGCTAGCTGAAGAAATTACAATTAGAAAACAATCTCAAGTCGAACTAGTGGAGTTAAATAATAAATTAATTAAAATCTCAGAACTTGATGGTCTTACTGAGATTGCAAACCGTCGAAGGTTTGATCAATTGTACATTGAAGAATGGGAACGCGCGAGAAGAGATCAATTACCATTGTCTGTTATTTTAATCGATGTAGATCAATTCAAAGAATACAACGATCATTATGGACATCAAGAAGGGGATCAAGTTCTATGCTCTGTTGCCAAGACATTAAAAAGTGTTCCGAAACGTCCAACAGATTTTGTAGCAAGATATGGTGGAGATGAGTTTGTGGCAGTCATTCCAAATACCGATATTGAAGGTGCAATAAAGGTAGCAGAAAATATGATCAAAAACATCGTCTCATTACAAATCAGTCATGAGTATTCTAAGGTAGCCAACTATATTACCTTAACGGTTGGAGCCTCAACAATCACTCCCCAATTGGGAATGGATCGAGAAGAGCTTCTTCGTATGGCGGATAAGGCCTTATATAGAGCAAAAGAAAATGGACGGAATCGAGTAGAGCATTTTGCTAGAGAAAATTAA
- a CDS encoding alpha/beta-type small acid-soluble spore protein, whose protein sequence is MRNNNSNNSNQLVVPGAQQALDQMKYEIAQEFGVQLGADTTSRANGSVGGEITKRLVQMAQQQMAR, encoded by the coding sequence ATGAGAAACAACAACTCAAATAACAGCAATCAGCTTGTAGTACCTGGTGCACAACAAGCTCTTGACCAAATGAAGTATGAAATTGCACAGGAATTCGGTGTACAACTTGGAGCTGACACAACTTCTCGTGCCAACGGTTCTGTTGGAGGAGAAATTACTAAGCGCCTTGTACAAATGGCTCAACAACAAATGGCACGTTAA
- a CDS encoding sodium-dependent bicarbonate transport family permease: protein MGQIVEIAYANLLSPMILFFLIGIVAVLVNSDLKVPSAFYTGYTMIILFTIGIKGGVELRNVSFIDMLPTILSAVVLSVLMLFVTYFLVSKIFKFSITESWALAAHYGSVSAVTFIAGLAFLEKIEVHYEAYMSAILVVMEGPAIILAIIFYKMYLQKHGTETNNPNAKLSHVVKEAFFGKSIFLLLGGIFIGLVAHADGLTKIKPLFGDLFYGLLCIFLLHMGMIATQSIKKIEKLRLTSFLFAFILPIFGGTLGIITGSFIGLSMGGAFILAILTGSASYIAAPAAVEQAIPKANSGIYLGSALGLTLPFNLIVGIPYFYWVATLFY from the coding sequence ATGGGACAAATTGTTGAAATTGCTTATGCAAACTTATTGTCGCCAATGATCTTATTTTTTCTAATTGGTATTGTTGCTGTGTTAGTAAACTCGGACTTGAAAGTTCCATCTGCTTTTTATACTGGATACACCATGATCATACTTTTTACTATCGGTATTAAGGGCGGTGTAGAGCTGAGAAATGTATCTTTTATAGATATGTTACCAACAATCCTATCAGCTGTAGTACTAAGTGTTTTAATGCTTTTTGTTACGTATTTTCTTGTTTCTAAGATTTTTAAGTTTTCAATTACTGAATCTTGGGCACTTGCCGCTCACTACGGTTCTGTTAGTGCCGTAACATTTATCGCTGGCTTAGCTTTCCTTGAAAAAATCGAGGTGCATTACGAAGCTTACATGTCTGCTATTCTGGTAGTCATGGAGGGTCCTGCAATAATTCTAGCGATTATTTTTTATAAAATGTATTTGCAAAAACATGGAACAGAAACTAACAATCCTAATGCAAAATTAAGTCATGTTGTTAAAGAGGCATTTTTTGGGAAGAGTATTTTCTTATTGTTAGGTGGTATCTTTATTGGGCTAGTTGCTCATGCGGATGGTCTAACAAAAATAAAACCTTTATTCGGCGACTTGTTCTATGGTTTACTTTGTATCTTCTTGTTGCACATGGGAATGATTGCAACACAAAGTATCAAGAAAATCGAGAAGTTACGGTTAACATCTTTCTTATTTGCCTTTATCTTACCAATTTTTGGCGGAACGTTGGGAATTATTACAGGAAGCTTCATTGGTCTATCAATGGGAGGTGCATTTATCCTGGCAATATTAACAGGAAGTGCCTCATACATCGCAGCACCTGCAGCGGTTGAGCAAGCAATACCAAAAGCGAACTCAGGAATTTATTTAGGATCGGCTCTTGGTTTAACATTACCGTTTAATTTAATTGTTGGTATTCCTTATTTTTACTGGGTAGCTACACTATTTTATTAA
- a CDS encoding YdbC family protein — protein sequence MAEIKYEIEETLGELSESAKGWKKELNLISWNGRPAKFDLREWDPEHKKMGKGITLSREEIVALKEILNKIDI from the coding sequence ATGGCTGAGATTAAATATGAAATTGAAGAAACCTTAGGTGAACTATCTGAGAGTGCAAAAGGCTGGAAGAAAGAGCTTAATTTAATAAGTTGGAACGGGCGACCGGCAAAGTTTGATTTACGCGAATGGGATCCTGAGCACAAGAAAATGGGCAAAGGCATAACGTTATCACGCGAAGAAATCGTTGCCTTAAAGGAAATTTTAAATAAAATTGATATATAA
- a CDS encoding transposase produces MGKHYDQEYKDYVAKLIVEEGRKIRELSYELEISHSTVGNWVRDFKQRRNTSSSKEEYITPKELEKLKKQHEAELQKLKEENEILKKAMHIFTKNPM; encoded by the coding sequence ATGGGGAAACATTATGATCAGGAATATAAAGATTATGTAGCGAAACTAATAGTAGAAGAAGGTAGAAAAATTCGAGAACTGTCATATGAGTTAGAGATTTCCCATTCTACTGTTGGGAATTGGGTTAGAGACTTTAAACAAAGACGTAATACTAGTAGTTCAAAAGAAGAGTATATTACCCCAAAAGAGTTAGAAAAGTTAAAGAAACAACACGAGGCAGAACTCCAAAAATTGAAAGAGGAAAACGAAATATTAAAAAAGGCAATGCACATCTTCACGAAAAACCCCATGTAA
- a CDS encoding IS3 family transposase, which translates to MYNFIFAHRDEHTVVKMCKVLGVSTSGFYKWVDKQNSSVQSEKETYKEEVKQKIKKSYHLSMGTYGSPRVHDDLVEWGYTISEKTVARLMKEMGLRAIPEEKYVVTTDSNHDLNVYPDLVKRQFNVDEPNRVWVSDITYIWTLEGWVYLASIMDLFSRKIVGWRAEAHMKKELTIQALNMALVSRQPQPTDQLIHHSDRGSQYCSNGYIDLLNKHEIQISMSRKGDPYDNACIESFHASLKKDLVHRRRFKTRSEAVKAINHYIGGFYNERRKHSTLGYCSPNQFERKHSQVECNSVS; encoded by the coding sequence ATCTATAACTTCATCTTTGCTCATAGAGATGAACATACTGTTGTGAAGATGTGCAAAGTACTTGGAGTTTCCACAAGTGGATTTTATAAGTGGGTAGATAAGCAGAATAGTAGTGTTCAATCTGAGAAGGAGACCTACAAAGAAGAAGTTAAACAAAAGATTAAAAAGTCTTATCATCTAAGCATGGGTACTTACGGAAGCCCTAGAGTTCATGATGATCTAGTTGAATGGGGATATACTATCTCAGAAAAAACAGTAGCCCGCCTGATGAAAGAAATGGGTCTAAGAGCTATACCTGAAGAAAAGTATGTCGTGACTACAGATTCTAATCATGATTTAAACGTCTACCCTGACCTGGTTAAGCGTCAATTTAATGTAGATGAACCCAATCGAGTATGGGTCTCTGATATTACCTACATTTGGACTCTAGAAGGCTGGGTTTATTTAGCCAGCATTATGGATCTGTTTTCTAGAAAAATAGTCGGCTGGAGAGCTGAAGCACATATGAAGAAAGAACTTACAATACAAGCCTTGAATATGGCTCTTGTATCCAGGCAGCCACAACCTACAGATCAATTAATTCATCATTCAGACCGGGGCTCTCAATACTGTTCCAATGGTTATATTGATCTGTTAAATAAGCATGAAATTCAAATTAGTATGAGTCGAAAAGGAGATCCTTATGACAATGCATGCATTGAATCCTTTCATGCAAGTTTGAAAAAAGATTTAGTTCATCGAAGACGATTTAAGACACGTAGTGAAGCAGTAAAGGCAATCAATCATTATATTGGTGGTTTTTATAATGAGAGAAGGAAACACTCAACTTTAGGGTATTGTTCTCCTAACCAATTTGAGAGAAAACATAGTCAAGTTGAGTGTAACTCTGTCTCATAA